The following are encoded in a window of Telmatobacter sp. DSM 110680 genomic DNA:
- a CDS encoding NAD-dependent malic enzyme, whose translation MNETSPVHSNQPDAESPVFHTRLHGIDLLSNSRLNKGTAFTEHERNIFGLHGLLPPHIGTLEDQRARRKRVLDSRETAFGKYSNMRDLQDNDETLFYSMIEHYTDELLPIVYTPAVGEGCQRFSEIWRRPRGLFISYTNRHRIDHILADKRYDHVRCIVVSDGERILGLGDQGAGGMGIPIGKMALYTALGGIPPEHCLPILLDAGTDNEKLLRDPIYIGWQHNRVRGQEYDDFVEAFVTAVQKRWPHILLQWEDFAGTNAARLLERYRDRLCTFNDDIQGTAAVTTATLLAAVNATGIPLSQQTIAMFGAGSAGIGIVELLIAAMKEQGLTDEQARSRIYAFNRYGLLVEGARGIKDSQTPLVRKRADIAGWKLSGGEDISLLDVVRNAKLTALAGVSAQAGAFTEEIVREMACHTERPIIFPLSNPTSQAEATPADLMNWTGGRALVGTGSPFAPVEIDGKLVRISQVNNSFIFPGLALGILVSQATRVTDGMIMAAAKAFAGLSPSRTDKNAPLLPPIRESRNVALVVSEAVAQQAIAEGVAAIEDAASLTERIRAYVWNPVYVPYEHTHHGQRSTDAP comes from the coding sequence GTGAACGAAACATCCCCAGTCCATTCCAATCAGCCAGATGCAGAGAGCCCGGTTTTTCACACCCGTCTTCATGGCATAGACCTGCTATCAAACTCCAGGCTCAATAAAGGCACTGCATTCACAGAGCACGAACGCAATATCTTCGGCCTGCATGGATTGCTCCCGCCGCACATCGGCACACTCGAAGATCAGCGCGCGCGACGCAAGCGAGTGCTCGATTCGCGTGAGACGGCTTTCGGCAAATACAGCAACATGCGCGATCTGCAGGACAACGACGAGACGCTTTTCTATTCGATGATCGAGCACTACACCGATGAGCTGCTGCCGATCGTCTACACACCGGCAGTGGGCGAAGGCTGCCAGCGTTTCTCAGAAATCTGGAGGCGGCCACGCGGACTGTTCATCAGTTATACCAACCGGCATCGCATCGACCATATTCTCGCGGACAAGCGTTACGACCACGTGCGCTGCATTGTGGTCAGCGATGGCGAACGCATCCTCGGCCTTGGCGATCAGGGCGCGGGTGGTATGGGAATCCCTATCGGAAAAATGGCCCTCTACACTGCGCTCGGCGGCATCCCCCCGGAGCATTGCCTGCCAATTCTGCTCGATGCGGGAACCGATAATGAAAAACTCCTGCGCGATCCGATCTACATCGGCTGGCAGCACAATCGCGTGCGAGGTCAGGAATACGACGACTTTGTCGAAGCCTTCGTGACCGCCGTCCAGAAACGCTGGCCGCACATCCTGCTGCAGTGGGAAGACTTTGCAGGAACCAATGCGGCACGATTACTGGAACGCTATCGCGATCGCCTGTGCACCTTCAACGACGACATCCAGGGCACCGCCGCCGTGACCACCGCAACGCTGCTTGCTGCGGTGAACGCGACGGGAATTCCCTTATCGCAGCAGACCATCGCGATGTTTGGCGCCGGTTCCGCAGGCATCGGCATCGTCGAGTTGCTGATCGCCGCCATGAAAGAACAGGGCCTGACCGACGAACAGGCGCGCAGCCGCATCTACGCGTTCAATCGCTACGGCCTCCTGGTGGAAGGTGCACGCGGCATCAAAGACAGCCAGACGCCGCTAGTGAGGAAGCGCGCCGACATCGCTGGCTGGAAGCTCTCGGGCGGAGAAGATATTTCGCTTCTCGACGTCGTACGGAACGCAAAACTGACGGCACTTGCCGGCGTATCAGCGCAGGCCGGAGCCTTTACCGAAGAGATTGTCCGCGAGATGGCGTGTCACACCGAACGACCGATTATCTTTCCGCTATCCAATCCGACCTCGCAGGCTGAAGCCACACCGGCCGATCTGATGAATTGGACCGGAGGCCGCGCATTGGTCGGAACTGGGAGTCCGTTTGCTCCCGTCGAAATTGATGGCAAATTGGTGCGCATCTCTCAGGTAAATAACTCATTCATCTTTCCAGGATTGGCTCTCGGCATCCTTGTATCTCAAGCTACACGCGTTACAGATGGAATGATCATGGCTGCGGCAAAGGCATTTGCCGGCCTCTCGCCATCAAGGACAGACAAGAACGCGCCGTTGCTGCCGCCGATTCGGGAATCGCGCAACGTGGCGCTGGTTGTATCCGAAGCAGTCGCCCAACAGGCGATCGCAGAAGGCGTCGCGGCAATCGAGGATGCCGCTTCCCTTACCGAACGCATCCGCGCGTATGTCTGGAACCCGGTCTACGTACCTTACGAACATACTCACCATGGTCAGCGTTCGACTGACGCACCTTAA
- a CDS encoding GNAT family N-acetyltransferase yields MEATAGTSPAGCGVTAMFLEHAKEDDYPAIIELVNAAYRGTGAVESWNIETGIIEGTRLTDSLLRQDLATKPDAHFLVHRDLAGGAIVGTVWLEPVNNRAWYLGLFTIDPALQKQHLGRKLLSAAEDFARAHKAKSIRMGVLSVRSALVAWYQRRGYQLTGETEPYPYGDNRFGTPLRDDLEFVILGKQL; encoded by the coding sequence GCCGGATGCGGAGTGACCGCGATGTTTCTCGAACATGCGAAGGAAGACGACTATCCCGCGATCATCGAGCTGGTGAATGCAGCCTATCGCGGCACCGGCGCCGTGGAGAGCTGGAACATCGAGACGGGCATCATCGAGGGAACGCGGCTAACGGATTCCCTGCTGCGGCAGGACCTCGCTACAAAGCCGGATGCTCACTTTCTCGTTCATCGCGATCTGGCAGGCGGCGCGATCGTGGGAACTGTATGGCTCGAACCGGTGAACAATCGCGCGTGGTACCTCGGGCTTTTCACGATCGATCCCGCGTTGCAGAAGCAGCACCTGGGCCGTAAATTGCTAAGTGCGGCGGAAGACTTCGCGCGGGCGCACAAAGCCAAATCAATTCGCATGGGAGTTCTCAGCGTTCGCAGCGCGCTGGTCGCATGGTACCAACGGCGCGGATATCAGCTCACTGGCGAAACTGAGCCGTATCCTTACGGGGACAACCGGTTCGGCACCCCGCTGCGCGATGATCTGGAATTCGTGATTCTGGGCAAACAGCTTTGA
- a CDS encoding glycoside hydrolase family 125 protein, whose product MDVSRRSFLEGVTGVVGAAAISPKSIFAQESFTSKRPAPGARRFRSKAVDAAIASTAAKIRDPELAWLFSNCLPNTLDTTVEFTNGPSGPDTIVVTGDIPAMWLRDSSAQVWPYLQFLNADAELARLIEGVIRRQTRCILADPYANAFMPDLASHEPLSWSKTDHTEMKPGVGERKWEVDSLCYPVRLAHEYWRITHDTKPFNAEWARAMQTILETFSAQQRKTSRGPYSFQRQAFNPTDTLSGDGYGSPARPVGLIHSGFRPSDDACVYPLNIPGNFFAVQTLQRIEEMLTGIAHDNAGATQASRLRSEIKAALDAHGRVHHPTAGEIWAYEIDAFGNAICMDDANVPSLLALPYLGSCSSSDSTYLATRKFVLSEANPYFFRGSAAEGIGGPHIGQDMIWPMAITMRALTTDDEKEHLQCLAWLKSTHAGTGFMHESFNKNDPAKFTREWFAWANTLFGELILKLDKNNPKLLQKV is encoded by the coding sequence ATGGACGTTTCGCGTCGGAGTTTTCTTGAGGGTGTGACGGGAGTGGTTGGAGCGGCTGCTATCTCTCCGAAGAGTATTTTTGCGCAAGAGAGCTTCACATCGAAGCGTCCTGCGCCGGGGGCGCGACGATTCCGCAGCAAGGCTGTGGATGCTGCCATCGCATCGACCGCGGCGAAGATCCGTGATCCAGAGTTGGCGTGGCTTTTCTCCAACTGCCTGCCGAACACTCTCGACACTACAGTTGAATTCACCAATGGGCCGTCGGGGCCGGACACGATTGTCGTGACTGGTGACATTCCTGCAATGTGGCTGCGGGATTCCTCCGCACAGGTGTGGCCCTATCTGCAGTTCCTTAACGCTGATGCAGAGTTGGCGCGACTCATCGAAGGAGTTATCCGGCGGCAGACGCGATGCATCCTTGCCGATCCGTACGCAAATGCGTTTATGCCTGACCTTGCCAGCCACGAGCCGCTCTCGTGGAGCAAGACCGACCATACCGAGATGAAGCCCGGCGTGGGCGAGCGGAAGTGGGAAGTCGACTCGCTCTGCTACCCGGTGCGACTGGCGCATGAGTACTGGCGCATCACGCATGACACGAAGCCGTTCAATGCAGAATGGGCACGTGCGATGCAAACCATTCTTGAAACCTTCTCGGCACAGCAGCGAAAGACGTCGCGTGGACCTTACTCGTTCCAGCGCCAGGCTTTCAATCCCACAGACACGCTGAGTGGCGATGGTTACGGTAGCCCGGCGCGGCCTGTTGGGCTCATTCATTCGGGCTTTCGTCCGTCGGACGATGCGTGCGTGTATCCGCTGAACATTCCGGGTAATTTCTTTGCCGTGCAGACGCTGCAACGGATTGAAGAGATGCTGACGGGGATTGCGCATGACAATGCCGGGGCAACGCAGGCCAGCCGGCTTCGGTCCGAAATCAAGGCTGCGCTTGATGCGCATGGACGGGTGCATCATCCCACCGCGGGCGAAATCTGGGCATACGAAATTGATGCCTTTGGGAATGCGATCTGCATGGATGACGCCAATGTTCCGAGCTTGCTGGCGTTGCCTTATCTCGGTTCGTGCAGTTCATCCGATTCGACGTATCTTGCGACTCGCAAGTTTGTGCTGAGCGAGGCGAATCCTTACTTCTTCCGTGGTTCAGCAGCCGAGGGAATCGGCGGACCGCACATCGGGCAGGACATGATCTGGCCTATGGCGATCACGATGCGCGCGCTGACTACTGACGACGAGAAGGAGCATCTACAGTGCCTGGCATGGCTGAAGTCGACGCACGCTGGGACTGGCTTCATGCACGAGAGCTTCAACAAAAACGATCCGGCGAAGTTCACGCGGGAGTGGTTTGCGTGGGCCAACACGTTGTTTGGCGAACTGATCCTCAAACTCGACAAGAATAATCCAAAACTGCTGCAGAAGGTCTGA
- a CDS encoding beta-galactosidase produces the protein MSFRKRFLSTLVSASLLPFVASAQQTHSDTSTPAQQTLEFPTVLYGVAYYNEYMPGDAADHDARLTKDIAMMKSAGLNVVRMGESTWSLWEPEDGRFDYAWMDHIVDAMGKAGIKVILGTPTYSIPAWMAHQHPEILADRIAAGPFGGSTAPAQYGPRQNMDTDSPAYRFYAERLIRHIAAHYKDNPTVIGWQLDNETGSYEAANRDVFIGFQHYLEKKFVTPEALSKAWFLNYWGENLHTWEDLPVRNSAQSTGYKLEWSRWSQMRVTDFLHWQSDLVRECAGARQFITTDYGGMMKRDVNEEAVAEKLDVVADNIYHGTQDHYDGSFQALQSDFSRSLKHGNFLVTETNAQTIGWSSGSQFPPYDGQLREDVYTYLSNGANMVEYWHWHSIAANQETYWKGILSHDLEPNRAYAEMSRTAHELEKVGPRLVGLKIHNDVAILWSRDSANAISFMPYGGGVPARSWTGERDGYVSLVQQMHHSLYEMNVGADFVFPETKDFSAYKMLIVPALYISDDALLQRISDYVKNGGHVVMTFKSGFANENSAVRWVRAPGPLREATGISYQEFSNLERPLMLKDDPFHVGNAEKDANQVSDWAEFLMPEHAKPLAYYDHPFFGKWPAITENQFGRGTLLYEGTYLSDTLQTAVMKRALDEAGLTSADQQLPAAVHVTHGVNRMGKRVHYYFNYSGSEVKASYTFAAGVSLLDEKAVSKSDSLTLGPWDLAIVEEK, from the coding sequence GTGTCGTTCAGAAAGCGCTTTCTTTCAACGCTCGTCTCAGCCTCGCTCCTGCCATTCGTTGCCAGCGCACAACAGACGCATAGCGACACTTCAACGCCAGCACAACAAACGCTGGAGTTCCCGACCGTGCTGTACGGTGTGGCTTATTACAACGAGTACATGCCGGGAGATGCTGCCGACCATGACGCCCGTCTGACAAAAGACATCGCCATGATGAAGTCCGCTGGTTTGAACGTCGTGCGCATGGGCGAGTCCACGTGGAGCCTGTGGGAACCAGAAGATGGCCGTTTCGACTACGCATGGATGGATCACATCGTGGATGCGATGGGCAAAGCCGGAATCAAGGTCATCCTTGGTACACCCACCTATTCCATTCCCGCATGGATGGCACACCAGCATCCTGAAATCCTTGCCGACCGCATCGCGGCAGGTCCCTTCGGTGGTTCTACCGCGCCTGCCCAATACGGCCCCCGACAGAACATGGATACCGATTCGCCGGCGTACCGCTTTTATGCCGAACGTCTCATCCGCCACATCGCGGCGCACTACAAAGACAATCCAACCGTGATCGGATGGCAACTCGACAATGAGACCGGCAGCTATGAAGCAGCGAACCGCGACGTGTTTATCGGCTTCCAGCACTATCTCGAAAAAAAGTTTGTAACTCCCGAAGCACTGAGCAAGGCATGGTTCCTGAACTACTGGGGCGAAAACCTCCACACATGGGAAGATTTGCCCGTGCGAAACAGCGCCCAAAGCACCGGCTACAAATTGGAGTGGTCGCGCTGGAGCCAGATGCGTGTCACGGACTTTCTGCATTGGCAGTCTGACCTGGTCCGTGAATGCGCGGGAGCGCGTCAGTTCATCACCACGGACTACGGTGGCATGATGAAGCGCGATGTCAACGAAGAAGCAGTTGCCGAGAAGCTCGACGTCGTGGCCGACAACATTTATCACGGCACGCAGGATCACTACGACGGATCATTCCAGGCGCTGCAGTCTGATTTCTCGCGTTCCCTGAAGCACGGCAACTTCCTGGTCACCGAAACCAACGCGCAAACCATCGGATGGAGTTCGGGCAGCCAGTTCCCACCCTACGACGGGCAACTGCGCGAAGACGTCTACACCTATCTATCGAACGGCGCCAACATGGTGGAGTACTGGCATTGGCACTCTATCGCGGCCAACCAGGAGACCTATTGGAAAGGCATTCTCTCGCACGATCTGGAGCCGAACCGCGCTTATGCAGAGATGAGCCGAACGGCGCATGAGCTTGAGAAGGTCGGTCCGCGACTGGTTGGTCTGAAGATTCACAACGATGTGGCCATCCTCTGGAGCCGCGATTCCGCAAACGCCATCAGCTTCATGCCATACGGCGGCGGAGTTCCAGCAAGAAGCTGGACGGGTGAGCGCGATGGCTACGTGTCCCTCGTGCAGCAGATGCACCACTCTCTCTATGAAATGAATGTAGGCGCGGATTTTGTCTTCCCGGAGACAAAGGATTTCTCAGCATACAAAATGCTGATAGTACCGGCGCTGTACATCTCCGACGATGCCTTGCTCCAACGTATATCGGACTATGTGAAAAACGGCGGCCACGTCGTGATGACCTTCAAGAGCGGATTCGCGAACGAAAACTCGGCCGTCCGATGGGTACGTGCGCCCGGTCCCCTGCGCGAAGCCACAGGCATCAGCTACCAGGAGTTTTCCAATCTCGAGCGTCCTCTAATGCTCAAAGACGATCCGTTCCACGTCGGCAACGCGGAGAAGGATGCCAACCAGGTCAGCGATTGGGCGGAATTCCTGATGCCGGAACACGCCAAGCCGCTGGCCTACTATGACCATCCTTTCTTCGGAAAATGGCCGGCGATCACCGAGAACCAGTTTGGAAGAGGCACACTGCTGTACGAAGGCACATACCTATCGGACACACTTCAGACCGCGGTGATGAAACGCGCACTGGATGAGGCCGGTCTCACAAGCGCGGATCAGCAATTGCCGGCGGCAGTGCACGTGACTCACGGTGTGAACCGCATGGGCAAACGCGTCCATTACTACTTCAACTATTCGGGGAGCGAAGTGAAGGCCAGCTACACCTTCGCGGCGGGAGTGAGCCTGCTGGATGAGAAGGCAGTTTCAAAGAGCGATTCGCTCACGCTCGGACCATGGGACCTTGCAATTGTGGAGGAGAAATAG
- a CDS encoding glycoside hydrolase family 3 C-terminal domain-containing protein, translating into MKPTPLPTGIKIPAMLLLCFACIALSGFAQRPQRPSAPSGPWMNSSLSPDERADLVMKEMSVDEKIALLHGVGMPTDDAVTPENGPSNRGVGYTVGVPRLHIPGIDMSDAAYGVRSSGVNGRYSTALPANVAAAASWDTEAAYQYGALIGHELRAQGFNMSLGGGVNLTREPRNGRTFEYLGEDPVLAGTLVARLIQGTQSANVIGDIKHYALNDQESGRNSVNITISKRAARESDLLAFEIGVEQGKPAAVMCSYNRVNGDFACENEWLLNEVLKKDWKFPGFVLSDWGGTHSDVKASAAGLDNEQPGRFFYEKRFKDALDAGKIPQAELDEHVHRILRAMFAAGVIDHPRQRSVIDPFAGFETARKIEEGGIVLLRNEKAVLPLSAAKLHTIAVIGSHSDVGMISGGGSAQVDPIGGNAIKPAGEGPTHWMEEIWFPTSPLKAIQARAPHATVKYDPGTDPAAAASTAKGADVAIVFAYMWASEGMDLKSLSLPHDQDALIAAVAAANPHTIVVLETGNPVTMPWVDKPAAIMEAWFAGSDGANAVGNILFGSVNPSGKLPNTFPKSEADLPHPTITMPPPESSHFDGAATPEKWAMGLPPFQMAYDEGVKVGYKWYDAENKKPLFPFGYGLSYTTYRYSGLQVTPGDKVKVTFTLTNAGAREGSEVAEVYAALPAAAQEPPKRLIGFSKVKLKPGEKQSVTVEVDPKYLSIFDEQKNDWSLLPGDYTIMVGGSSADLPLKATVNLK; encoded by the coding sequence ATGAAACCAACACCACTGCCGACCGGCATAAAAATTCCGGCAATGTTGCTCTTGTGTTTTGCATGCATTGCGCTTTCAGGTTTTGCGCAACGGCCTCAGAGGCCATCCGCACCCAGCGGCCCCTGGATGAATTCGAGCCTCTCGCCGGATGAGCGCGCCGACCTGGTGATGAAGGAGATGTCCGTCGACGAAAAGATTGCGCTGCTCCACGGTGTAGGCATGCCGACCGACGACGCAGTGACGCCTGAGAACGGCCCCTCCAATCGTGGCGTAGGTTATACAGTCGGTGTGCCGCGCCTTCACATTCCCGGCATCGATATGAGCGATGCGGCCTATGGTGTCCGCTCCAGCGGCGTGAATGGCCGCTACTCCACGGCACTCCCGGCGAACGTAGCCGCGGCTGCAAGCTGGGATACCGAAGCAGCCTATCAATATGGTGCCTTGATCGGACATGAACTGCGTGCGCAGGGCTTCAATATGTCCCTCGGCGGCGGCGTCAATCTGACCCGCGAACCCCGCAACGGCCGCACATTTGAATATCTAGGCGAAGACCCGGTTCTCGCCGGCACACTGGTAGCGCGGCTCATTCAAGGAACTCAGTCTGCCAACGTGATCGGCGACATCAAACACTATGCTCTGAACGACCAAGAAAGCGGACGCAACTCTGTCAACATCACCATCAGCAAGCGTGCCGCACGCGAAAGCGATCTGCTCGCGTTTGAAATCGGCGTAGAACAAGGCAAGCCTGCCGCCGTGATGTGCTCCTACAACCGCGTCAATGGCGACTTCGCTTGCGAGAATGAATGGCTCCTTAATGAGGTTCTAAAGAAGGATTGGAAGTTTCCAGGCTTCGTTTTGTCTGATTGGGGTGGAACGCATAGCGATGTGAAGGCCTCTGCCGCCGGCCTCGATAACGAGCAGCCCGGTCGTTTCTTCTACGAGAAGCGCTTCAAGGACGCCCTCGACGCAGGCAAGATTCCGCAAGCTGAACTCGACGAACATGTACATCGCATTCTTCGCGCAATGTTCGCCGCAGGCGTGATCGATCATCCCCGCCAACGCAGCGTGATCGATCCCTTCGCTGGATTTGAAACCGCTCGCAAGATCGAAGAGGGCGGCATCGTTCTGCTCAGGAATGAAAAAGCGGTCCTGCCGCTGAGTGCCGCTAAGCTGCACACCATCGCCGTCATCGGGTCGCACTCGGATGTGGGCATGATCTCGGGCGGCGGATCGGCGCAGGTCGACCCGATCGGTGGCAATGCAATCAAGCCCGCGGGCGAGGGCCCAACCCATTGGATGGAAGAAATCTGGTTTCCAACCTCGCCGCTCAAAGCAATCCAGGCGCGCGCCCCGCACGCAACGGTGAAGTACGATCCTGGCACTGACCCAGCCGCGGCTGCTTCGACCGCCAAGGGCGCGGACGTGGCAATCGTATTCGCCTACATGTGGGCGAGCGAAGGCATGGACCTCAAGAGCCTCTCATTGCCGCATGATCAGGACGCACTCATCGCCGCCGTGGCTGCCGCTAATCCGCATACCATCGTGGTACTTGAAACCGGCAATCCCGTAACCATGCCGTGGGTCGACAAACCCGCCGCAATCATGGAAGCGTGGTTCGCCGGCAGCGACGGCGCCAACGCGGTAGGCAATATTCTCTTCGGCAGCGTCAATCCCAGTGGCAAGCTTCCCAATACCTTCCCGAAGAGCGAAGCCGATCTTCCGCATCCTACCATCACCATGCCGCCGCCTGAGTCCTCGCATTTCGATGGCGCCGCTACACCTGAGAAATGGGCAATGGGACTTCCGCCGTTCCAGATGGCCTATGACGAAGGCGTAAAAGTCGGCTACAAGTGGTACGACGCCGAGAACAAGAAGCCTTTGTTCCCGTTCGGCTATGGACTCTCCTACACGACCTACCGCTACTCCGGCCTTCAGGTCACTCCAGGAGATAAGGTCAAAGTGACGTTCACGCTGACCAATGCAGGTGCGCGTGAGGGCTCTGAGGTCGCCGAAGTCTACGCAGCGCTGCCTGCAGCCGCACAGGAACCGCCAAAGCGCCTCATCGGTTTCTCAAAGGTGAAATTGAAACCCGGTGAAAAACAGAGCGTCACAGTGGAGGTCGATCCCAAGTACCTGTCGATCTTCGATGAGCAGAAGAACGACTGGTCCCTCTTGCCTGGCGACTACACCATCATGGTGGGAGGATCCTCGGCCGATCTCCCACTGAAAGCGACCGTCAATCTGAAGTAA